Within Salvia splendens isolate huo1 unplaced genomic scaffold, SspV2 ctg1178, whole genome shotgun sequence, the genomic segment TTAAAAACGACTTACTCTATTTATAGACAAGCTGGAGTTTGAAAAATTAGGATCTTTATTAACTTTCATTATTAACATTTAACATTGTAAAATGGGCTCTTCTTTATATTGCTATACTAGGTAAGGTATAGCAATAAAAGAAAGGAGTCTTTTATTGCCCTAACATTGAATTGctaaattgaataattaataaattgaattaatattattgaattaataattgaattaattttaattaatatatttatataaatttctaAATGAATATAGAAGTAGAATATAGAGAATAGAAATAGAATATATAGAATAGAAGTCGAATTTAGTTAATATAAGATCCTATTCCATTAatgtttaatattattattatttattattatattttatttttatattatataggTGGAGGTACTATATTACATATAGAATAtagtattttctatttttatatagatTTTATATGGAttggtattttatttaattagtattttattcaaaattctattttgaattcttttttttttatagattttTATAGAGAATCCGAAGTGAGATGAAAAATCGAGAAAAGAGTCTTATTTGTATAAAGTATAAGAGCAAGatcaatatatatttataattgatatcgaaataaaaataaaattgaagtaaATGGAACAATTCAAGTCGATGAATCTTGAAATGATACATGTACCACAGCAAACAAAACTAAGTAGTTCAATCAAAATAAATTGTTATTTTGACTAAACAGTTATGAATGAGTTGAAAATGAATTTCAATTCGACTCGAATAATCTAGTATATTTTCCACGTTCATAGGAGTGCGTCTATGTTTTTGCTTTAcgaatatgatattttttgggCATTTCTAATAATATCAAGTCTTATTCCTATTTTAGCATTTTTTATTTCTGGGATTTTAGCCCCGATTAGAAAAGGACCAGAGAAACTTTCTAGTTATGAATCGGGTATAGAACCAATGGGCAACGCTTGGTTACAATTTAGAATCCGTTATTATATGTTTGCTCtagtttttgttgtttttgatgTTGAAACGGTTTTTCTTTATCCATGGGCAATGAGTTTCGATGTATTGGGCGTATCTGTATTTATAGAAGCTTTCATTTTCGTGCTTATCTTAATTGTTGGTTTAGTTTATGCATGGCGAAAGGGGGCATTGGAATGGTCTTAGCTCCTGACTATTCAGacaataaaaagaaaacagGGAAAAAAGATTGAAAAGTTATGAATTCCATTGAGTTTCCTTTACTTAATCGAACAGCCGAAATTTCAGTTATTTCAACTACATTAAATGATCTTTCAAATTGGTCAAGACTCTCCAGTTTATGGCCGCTTCTCTATGGTACCAGTTGTTGTTTTATTGAATTTGCTTCACTAATAGGATCACGGTTTGACTTTGATCGTTATGGACTAGTACCAAGATCGAGTCCCAGACAAGCGGATCTAATTTTAACAGCTGGAACAGTAACAATGAAAATGGCCCCCTCCTTGGTGAGATTATACGAGCAAATGCCCGAACCGAAATATGTTATTGCTATGGGAGCCTGTACAATTACAGGGGGGATGTTCAGTACCGATTCTTATAGTACTGTTCGGGGAGTCGATAAACTAATTCCCGTGGATGTCTACTTGCCGGGTTGTCCCCCTAAACCGGAAGCAGTTATAGATGCTATAACAAAACTTCGTAAGAAAATATCTCGAGAAATCTATGAAAATAGAATTGGGTCTCAACAAGAAAATCGGTGTTTTACGACCAATCACAAATTTCATGTTGGACGCAGTATTCATACTGGAAATTATGATCAAAAATTCCTCTATCAACCGCCGTCTACTTCAAAAATAGCTCCTGAAGCCTTTTTCAAATACAAAAAGTCAGTATCGTCCTCTGAATTAGTAAATTAGAGGAAGGACTCCTTTGTACAGAAGCAAGTGAATCTTCCTAAATTTCATCGGAAATAGGAAATACTTATCCAAATAAAAATGTGGGAGATAAAAAAGATGCAGGGTCGTTTATCTGCTTGGCTAGTCAAGCACGGGATAATTCATAGATCTTTGGGCTTTGATTATCAAGGAATAGAGACTTTACAAATAAAGCCCGAGGATTGGAATTCTATTGCCGTCATTTTATACGTATATGGTTACAATTATCTACGCTCCCAATGTGCCTATGATGTAGCACCTGGTGGACTGTTAGCTAGTGTGTATCATCTTACCAGAATAGAGTATGGTATTGTGGATCAACCAGAAGAGGTATGCATAAAAGTATTTGCCTCGAGGAGGAATCCTAGAATTCCGTCCGTTTTCTGGGTTTGGAAAAGCGTGGATTTTCAAGAACGAGAATCCTATGATATGTTGGGAATCTCTTATGATAATCATCCGCGCTTGAAACGTATTTTAATGCCTGAAAGTTGGATAGGATGGCCCTTGCGTAAGGATTATATTTCCCCCAATTTTTATGAAATACAAGATGCTCATTGAATGATAAGAAACTTATTTTAGTGTTACAATTCCAGATATTCAAGGAATATTGCTCGTTCTCTTATAGCATTTAGCATTTAGATCCAGCGAGTCATTGAAGTCTCATTCATATTATATAGACTAAAAAAAAAGACAATACAATTAGAGATTCTCCAATTTTGAAGATATTTATTTCGGGCGAGCCGAGCTAATAGGGCGAACTAAGCGAATTCTGCATCATGAACTTTGTACTGCGCACATCCCTTAGATGAGCTATATAAAGTCAATAAAGAAATAGAAtatgaaagaaaaaacaaagaaataagaaataaaaggaGATCCGATTCTATTTGTACTGTATCCGAGATGAATCTTGTATATTCCCACCCTTCTCTAGACTCTAGACTAGACTTTTCTTTAGAAGTCTTGTACGCAATTAATTTACCcttttaaatttatatcaaGTATTCATTTTTTGACCGAGAGGACACGCATTCtggacaaataaaaaaaagaggaaagataaaagtatagtcgaattctttttttttttttttacataccCTTAAtactttatatttaatatttatattaatatacttttttttataccTTTTACTCATCTAAAAATCGAAAAAGGCTATATCTCCAGACACCTAGATAAGTATGTATCATGGTCTATATtattaactatattattaatctGTATGTCGATCTATACCATCtatatcaattaatttaattaagttgtAGAATAGATACTTCTAAACAAATTTATCATGTGTCAGGAACCAGATTTGAACTGGTGACACGAGGATTTTCAGTCCTCTGCTCTACCAGCTGAGCTATCCCGACCATTTCCGACGCGccttctttctaattttagtaaATGACTTGAGTCTATGTCAATAAaagtcaataaaaaaaaaaagatattctAAAGCTATTCTAAAGTCTTATCATTGTTAATCattccaattttattttaaaagggATTCCTTGTTTTACTCAAAGAAGTTCGTTTGGATGTCTATCCTATCTATCACAAAACTTgtgaaaagaaatgaaaagaaaaaatgcAGCCCGGATACATTTGTGAAAAACTCGAataaatgagaaaaataaatgagaaagaTAACGAATTTTGAATCGTTAACGAAAAGAGAGAATAAGATAAACAATTAGGGAGTCGGGTGGGCCCCTTTTTGGGGATAGAGGGACTTGAACCCTCACGATTTTTAAAGTCGACGGATTTTCCTCTTACTATAAATTTCATTGTTGCCGGTATTGACATGTAGAATGGGACTCTATCTTTATTCTCGTCCGATTAAtcagcagattctggggtgaatGATCTGATCAATGAATATTCGATCCTTTCGTCAACTTGGAATCGATTCAAATCAAagcaatgtttttttttttattattatttgatatttgaattattaattatttcatttttcatataaCATAGAAAAAAATACAGATTTGGGTCGGTTGTCATTAATCATTTGAGATAGTATTTCAGTACGTATGCCtatgtattatgtatatagGGTTATACTTTACTttacctttctttttttctggAATTTTAACTTTAGCAGAAGGATTCCCTTACTTGTACTTGACTAATGCAACGCAGTCAACTCCATTTGTTAGAACAGCTTCCATTGAGTCTCTGCACCTATCCCTTGTTTTTCGTTTTTTGAacctttgttttgtttgagaaAAAAGGATTTGGCTCAGGATTGCCCATTTTTATTAATTCCGGGGTTTCTCTGAATTTGAAAGTTATCACTTAGTAAGTTTCCATACCAAGGCTCAATCTAATTAAGTCCGTAGCGTCTACCGATTTCGCCATATCCCCCTTCTTTTTGTCTTTTgttttgagattcaaattttattattatgttattaTGTCATTcccttttttctttcatttctaTTCTATTCTACTGGAACTATTAAAGTCATTAGATACCGATTCCTATATTCCTATATTCCTAGAATAGTGTTTCctcttattttaatattttatttgatttcttGTCTAGCCTCTTTCATATCTATTTTGGACCCCTAATTTGGTCTAATCAgaaatcattttatcatttctgTATCGgcaattcaataattcaatataGATGCATATATACCACATTTATTCTATATGTTTTTCTTCGAATCATTTTTATTGTGCAATTTTGAATACTCGAACGgtcaattcttttcttttttttttatatattcagttcatttttctatattcatttaatttaattattaattactacgAATGAAAAGTGAATAGCTAAGGTTCCAGTAGTTTACTAAATTCCTGTGCATGTACAATTTCTGTTATGTGAGCCCGCTTAGCTCAGAGGTTAGAGCATCGCATTTGTAATGCGATGGTCATCGGTTCGATTCCGATAGCCggcttttttctatttttcatttttttttttttattctatatacATTCTTTGTGTATACTTTGTATATATACAATAAGGTCCGGATATTGATAGAATCCATCTCATTTGTAGTATATCAGTATTTTTTGTAGTATAATACTTCAGTAGATTTTGCCTCATTTATCATATTTATCCTTTAGTTCAGTTTTAATTTAGGTTTatgaaatttcaataaaataaagaaaataaggaGTCTTTATGTCGCGTTACCGAGGACCTCGTTTCAAAAAAATACGTCGCCTGGGGGCTTTACCAGGACTAACTAATAAAAGGCCTAAAGCCGGGAGTGATCTTAGAAACCAATCGCGTTCCGGGAAAAAATCTCAATATCGTATTCGCctagaagaaaaacaaaaattgcGTTTTCATTATGGTCTTACAGAACGACAATTACTTAAATATGTTCATATCGCTGGAAAAGCCAAGGGGTCAACAGGTCAAGTTTTACTACAATTACTTGAAATGCGTTTGGATAACATCCTTTTTCGATTGGGTATGGCTTCGACTATTCCCGCAGCCCGCCAATTAGTTAACCATAGACATATTTTAGTGAATGGGCGTATAGTAGATATACCAAGTTATCGCTGCAAACCTCGAGATATTATTATGGCGAAGGATGAAGAAAAATCCAGAACTCTGATTCAAAATTCTCTAAACTCTTCCCCTCAGGCGGAAGTGCCAAACCATTTGACTCTTCACCCAGTCCAATATAAAGGATTGGTCAATCAAATAATAGATAGTAAATGGGTCggtttaaaaataaatgaattgcTAGTCGTAGAGTATTATTCTCGTCAAACTTAAACCTAACTAAAATAACAAGGGTTCGAACAATTTTGTCCCCTGTCACCTAAGTAAAGAGACAAAAGGTATGGGTTTTCTTGGGGGATTTTTATCCCATTGATATATCCTAGAATGATAGGGGCATTTTCATTCCTTGTCCACTCGTATTTTCTGTTCCACAGAAATTGGGAATAGAGAATCTATATCAATGAAAGATTGAACTGGTGGAATAAAGGTCTCCATTGTTAGGTGATTTGATATATTGCGGTCAATAGCATTTCAGTAACATTGATAAATTAAGTGAAGGTGCGGAAAGAGAGGGATTCGAACCCTCGGTAAACAAAAGCCTACATAGCAGTTCCAATGCTACGCCTTGAACCACTCGGCCACCTCTCCTACATAATGATTAGGATAATGATTATGGCCCCGAAAGCGAGTGAATCGCGAGTCAATCCCGATTTGAGAATGAAGATAACTGTCACTGCAACTATTGATGTAATTATTCCAACTGTATTTATTATCATATAGAATTTAGTATCATATATATTAGATTAGATGTTGGATAGGTACGGTACGTACAATTAATTCTAACTATAaactataaaaaatagaaaactttTAATCATTTAATCAAAGAAAGACTTTTCCTTCGGGGCTAGGGGgataaagaaattttttttttgtgaaaaacTTTTTCTTAAAAACAATAAACAATAAAGATATATATCTATTTATGTTTGCTGTTTGCGAAGATGACGTTCCCGTCTTTTTCTGATATCTATACCGGCTAAAATAACGGGATTGGAACGACTCGAACACGCGGTCTATCTTTTTTTATGAGTTAAGTCTGTTTTTATGTTATTTCGTACTGtataattactttttttgtAGGATCGTTTTCTAACGAGAGGtaattaaaagaaattttaaaatggATTGCTGGCTATGCCTAGATCGCGGATAAATGGAAATTTTATTGATAAGACCTTTTCAATTGTAGCCAATATCTTATTGCAAATAATTCCGACAACTTCAGGAGAAAAGGAGGCATTTACCTATTACAGAGATGgtgtgatttgattttttttttttaccgcGTCGAGTTTTAGGAGAAAGACACATTAGCCGGGATAGAAAGATTTGAAAGAAATCTACGCTTGTTGAAGGTGAAGTTTCTAAAAAAACAATTCCTTCTGTCGTGTATCCTCGATTAATGCAACCTCAGATGCTATGTTTCCATTTTTGATTCTAGTATTGAGCGAAAGGTTACACCTATGGCTATGGGTTATGTATTGCAGGTTAATACTGCTCCACTAGTACCAACGGACAGCATAAGGAAAGAAGCACTACACCTAGGAATCAACAACACAAAACCTTGTTAGAAATGACCCCTTTCCTTATTGGGATCGGGACTAAAAGAATGGTTGGGACAACAAACATCCATCTCGTTCGTACTTTGGATACCAATATAACCATCGAAGGTTGTTTGAAGTGACTAATTCCTGGAAATTAGGAGGCGTTGAAAACAAAGAAATTGCTTGAGTTAACgtaacatttttatatttttatctagTACCAACATCTTGATGTTAAGAAAAGATCTCTTGCAGGAAGGTTGGCTAGAGATTTCTTGTAAAAACACTAGCCCTGCTCAGTCCATAATGAGAATATTTTCATCTTTTTGATTTCATGTATATTCTCCTTATGCACATAAGGGAGGAGCCGTATGAGGTGAAAATCTCACGTACGGTTCTGGAACGGAGATTCTTTTAATTGAATGGCGACCGTAACGGATGTCAGCTCAATCCGAAGGAAATTATGCAGAAGCTTTACAGAATTATTATGAAGCTATGCGACTAGAAATTGATCCCTATGATCGAAGTTATATACTCTATAATATAGGTCTTATCCATACAAGTAATGGAGAACATACGAAAGCTTTGGAATATTATTTTCGAGCACTAGAACGAAATCCATTCTTACCACAAGCTTTTAATAATATGGCCGTGATCTGTCATTACGTGCGACTATCTTCACTATAgaagtaaaaaaagaaagagcAAAATCTACTAGTAATCtactagtaaaaaaaataaaaaaagaaaaaaaggctTTCTACATATGGATCGTCTAAAACAACGATTTTTATCAGCTGTAGCAAAGAAAGAAACTTTATAGAAATcgaaatatgaagaaaataaatagaTATACCTAGCTACTTTTTCTATGGATAAAAAAAGAATCTAATTGGTGGGGGAAGCACCGTAAAGATTAATTGGCGAGATTTTTGCCGATACAATAAGAACTGCTTACTTAATGTCATAATATGAGATAAAAACTAGGAATCCACTTATGTAATAGAGTTGATCCACTAAAGTCTTGAGCAGCGGTGTAGGATCAGATCCCAAAGATAGtaagttttttctttcttagGAAGGAAATTCTTTTTCAAAGATTctatataaatttatatacgAAACCGAGATAGTTACCTTTCAGAAAATTGTGTAGAACACCTACGCTTTATTCTTTTGAAGGTGGGAGAAAAGATAAAACAAAAAGTTTGAAACTCATGTAATTAACCTCTTTTGATTAACTCGAAAAAAAAATGGGACATCAAAAGAATTGACTATCGAGCCGTATGAGATAGGAAACTCTCAAGTACGGTTCTAAGGGAAGGAATTAATCTACCTATTTCGACCGGGGAGAACAGGCCATTCACCAGGGCGATTCTGAAATTGCGGAGGCTTGGTTTGATCAAGCTGCTGAGTATTGGAAACAGGCTATAGCACTTACTCCTGGTAATTATATTGAAGCACAGAATTGGTTGAAGATCACAAGGCGTTTCGAATAAAATATTCGAATAAGATAAGAGCAtgctcttttcttttattatttagtatttgttatatttttctttcttataattattttatttcttataattatattaatttgttATAACTAATTATTTGTTGTCTCCATCAGTCAAATAAAAGGATTAGTTCTGTGGGAAGACACAATCGAAGAATTTCATGAATTTCATTATACCCCTTCCCTTCTAAGATccttactttttatttttatctggTATTTCATAGGAATAGAATAAATGATACACAGGTACAGACAgtagaaaatatatattttattttctcttattcttatattcttattcttatattaaaatcttatattaaaatattaatatatattttaaatatattaaaaggaATAAAAGATACCTTTGAATACCTTAATGTTGTACAAAAAGATCGTTTTTGCATCAATTCAAAGCCCAGAAAGGTCCGTTGAGCGCCTCATGGCTATGTCATAATAGATCCGAACACTTGCCCCGGATCAACTTCCAGATCATAATTGCTCTAGTAAAGAACTAAAGAAAATAGATAGATAGAAAAACACGAATTAGAAATATCTCTCAAAGGtttactaattattttatttgactGTTGGCAGGTCTCTTTGTATGTGTTGTCCGGAAAGAGGAGGACTCAATGATTATTCGTTCGCCGGAACCAGAAGTAAAAATTTTGGTGGATAAGGATCCCGTAAAAACTTCTTTCGAGCAATGGGCCAAACCGGGTCATTTTTCAAGAACAATAGCTAAAGGACCTGATACTACCACTTGGATCTGGAACCTACATGCTGATGCTCACGATTTCGATAGCCATACCAGCGATTTGGAGGAGATCTCTCGAAAAGTATTTAGTGCCCATTTCGGCCAACTCTCCATCATCTTTCTTTGGCTGAGCGGCATGTATTTCCACGGTGCTCGTTTTTCCAATTATGAAGCGTGGCTAAGTGATCCAACCCACATTGGGCCGAGTGCTCAGGTGGTTTGGCCAATAGTGGGCCAAGAAATATTGAATGGTGATGTGGGCGGGGGTTTCCGAGGAATACAAATAACCTCTGGTTTTTTTCAGATTTGGCGAGCATCTGGAATAACTAGTGAATTACAACTGTATTGTACCGCAATCGGTGCATTGGTCTTTGCAGCGTTAATGCTTTTTGCTGGTTGGTTTCATTATCATAAAGCGGCCCCAAAATTGGCTTGGTTTCAAGATGTAGAATCTATGTTGAATCACCATTTAGCGGGGCTACTAGGACTTGGGTCTCTTTCTTGGGCGGGGCATCAAGTACATGTATCTTTACCGATTAACCAATTTCTAAACGCTGGAGTAGATCCTAAAGAGATACCGCTCCCTCATGAATTTATCTTGAATCGCGATCTTTTGGCTCAACTTTATCCAAGTTTTGCCGAGGGAGCAACCCCATTTTTCACCTTGAATTGGTCAAAATATGCGGAATTTCTTACTTTTCGTGGAGGATTAGATCCAGTAACCGGAGGTCTATGGTTGACTGATATTGCACATCATCATTTAGCGATTGCTATTCTGTTCCTGATAGCGGGTCACATGTATAGAACCAACTGGGGCATTGGTCATGGGCTAAAAGATATTTTAGAAGCTCATAAAGGTCCATTTACAGGCCAGGGCCATAAAGGCCTATATGAGATCCTAACAACATCATGGCATGCTCAATTATCTCTTAACCTAGCCATGTTAGGCTCTTTAACCATTGTTGTAGCTCACCATATGTATTCCATGCCCCCTTATCCATATCTAGCTACTGACTATGGTACACAACTGTCATTGTTCACACATCACATGTGGATTGGTGGATTTCTCATAGTCGGTGCTGCTGCGCATGCAGCCATTTTTATGGTAAGAGACTATGATCCAACTACTCGATACAACGATCTATTAGATCGTGTCCTTAGACATCGTGATGCAATAATATCACATCTCAACTGGGCGTGTATATTTCTGGGCTTTCACAGTTTTGGTTTGTATATTCATAATGATACGATGAGTGCCTTAGGGCGTCCTCAAGATATGTTTTCAGATACCGCTATACAATTACAACCCGTTTTTGCCCAATGGATACAAAATACTCATGCTTTAGCACCCAGTGCAACGGCTCCTGGTGCAACGGCAAGTACCAGTTTAACCTGGGGGGGTGGTGATTTAGTAGCAGTGGGCGGCAAAGTGGCTTTGTTACCTATTCCGTTAGGAACCGCGGATTTTTTGGTACATCATATCCATGCATTTACGATTCATGTCACGGTATTGATACTCCTGAAAGGTGTTCTATTTGCTCGCAGCTCTCGGTTGATACCAGATAAAGCAAATCTTGGTTTTCGTTTTCCTTGTGATGGGCCTGGAAGAGGGGGTACATGTCAAGTATCGGCTTGGGATCATGTCTTCTTAGGACTATTCTGGATGTACAATTCTATTTCGGTAGTAATATTCCATTTCAGCTGGAAAATGCAGTCAGATGTTTGGGGCAGTATAAGCGATCAAGGGGTAGTAACTCATATCACGGGAGGAAACTTCGCGCAGAGTTCTATTACTATTAATGGGTGGCTCCGGGATTTCTTATGGGCACAGGCATCCCAGGTAATTCAGTCTTATGGTTCTTCATTATCTGCATATGGCCTTTTTTTCCTAGGTGCTCACTTTGTATGggcttttagtttaatgtttctATTCAGTGGACGTGGTTATTGGCAAGAACTTATTGAATCCATCGTTTGGgctcataataaattaaaagttgcTCCTGCTACTCAGCCGAGAGCCTTGAGCATTGTACAAGGACGTGCTGTAGGAGTAACCCATTACCTTCTGGGTGGAATTG encodes:
- the LOC121788922 gene encoding photosystem I assembly protein Ycf3; the protein is MPRSRINGNFIDKTFSIVANILLQIIPTTSGEKEAFTYYRDGMSAQSEGNYAEALQNYYEAMRLEIDPYDRSYILYNIGLIHTSNGEHTKALEYYFRALERNPFLPQAFNNMAVICHYRGEQAIHQGDSEIAEAWFDQAAEYWKQAIALTPGNYIEAQNWLKITRRFE
- the LOC121788935 gene encoding photosystem I P700 chlorophyll a apoprotein A1, whose translation is MIIRSPEPEVKILVDKDPVKTSFEQWAKPGHFSRTIAKGPDTTTWIWNLHADAHDFDSHTSDLEEISRKVFSAHFGQLSIIFLWLSGMYFHGARFSNYEAWLSDPTHIGPSAQVVWPIVGQEILNGDVGGGFRGIQITSGFFQIWRASGITSELQLYCTAIGALVFAALMLFAGWFHYHKAAPKLAWFQDVESMLNHHLAGLLGLGSLSWAGHQVHVSLPINQFLNAGVDPKEIPLPHEFILNRDLLAQLYPSFAEGATPFFTLNWSKYAEFLTFRGGLDPVTGGLWLTDIAHHHLAIAILFLIAGHMYRTNWGIGHGLKDILEAHKGPFTGQGHKGLYEILTTSWHAQLSLNLAMLGSLTIVVAHHMYSMPPYPYLATDYGTQLSLFTHHMWIGGFLIVGAAAHAAIFMVRDYDPTTRYNDLLDRVLRHRDAIISHLNWACIFLGFHSFGLYIHNDTMSALGRPQDMFSDTAIQLQPVFAQWIQNTHALAPSATAPGATASTSLTWGGGDLVAVGGKVALLPIPLGTADFLVHHIHAFTIHVTVLILLKGVLFARSSRLIPDKANLGFRFPCDGPGRGGTCQVSAWDHVFLGLFWMYNSISVVIFHFSWKMQSDVWGSISDQGVVTHITGGNFAQSSITINGWLRDFLWAQASQVIQSYGSSLSAYGLFFLGAHFVWAFSLMFLFSGRGYWQELIESIVWAHNKLKVAPATQPRALSIVQGRAVGVTHYLLGGIATTWAFFLARIIAVG